The following coding sequences lie in one Treponema sp. OMZ 790 genomic window:
- the rpsL gene encoding 30S ribosomal protein S12 yields MPTINQLIKKGRKSAAVKTKSPALQSCPQKRGVCTSVKTITPKKPNSALRKVARIRLSNGIEVTAYIPGIGHNLQEHSVVLVRGGRVKDLPGVRYHIVRGTKDALGVEDRKRGRSKYGAKKPKA; encoded by the coding sequence ATGCCTACAATTAATCAATTGATAAAGAAGGGGCGAAAATCGGCAGCAGTTAAGACAAAGAGTCCTGCCTTGCAGTCTTGCCCTCAAAAGCGCGGTGTCTGCACCAGCGTTAAAACAATTACGCCTAAAAAACCGAACTCGGCCTTAAGAAAGGTTGCCCGTATCCGTTTAAGTAACGGAATTGAAGTAACGGCCTATATTCCGGGTATCGGACACAATTTGCAGGAACACTCTGTTGTTCTCGTAAGAGGCGGACGTGTTAAGGACCTCCCGGGTGTACGCTATCACATTGTACGCGGTACCAAAGATGCTCTCGGTGTAGAAGACAGAAAACGAGGCCGCTCCAAGTATGGAGCTAAAAAGCCTAAGGCTTAA
- the rpsG gene encoding 30S ribosomal protein S7, with amino-acid sequence MGRGKIATRRPAAPDSKYNSVVVTRFIGRMMLSGKKSITTKIMYDSFDKIKEKTGEEPLAVFSKALDNVKPVVEVKSRRVGGATYQVPMDIPEGRREALAMRWIIGAARKRSGHEMSERLASELIDAYNNTGTAFKKKEEVHRMAEANKAFAHFRW; translated from the coding sequence ATGGGTAGAGGAAAAATTGCTACAAGACGCCCTGCGGCTCCTGATTCAAAATATAACAGCGTGGTAGTTACCCGCTTTATCGGAAGAATGATGCTTTCAGGTAAAAAGAGTATTACTACAAAAATAATGTATGATTCTTTCGATAAAATCAAAGAAAAAACCGGTGAAGAACCCTTGGCTGTTTTTTCAAAGGCCTTGGACAACGTAAAACCGGTTGTTGAAGTAAAATCCCGCCGAGTAGGAGGCGCTACTTATCAGGTTCCTATGGATATTCCGGAAGGAAGACGGGAAGCCTTGGCTATGCGCTGGATCATCGGTGCTGCCAGAAAAAGAAGCGGTCACGAAATGTCGGAAAGATTAGCCTCAGAGCTCATCGATGCCTATAACAATACGGGCACCGCCTTCAAAAAGAAAGAAGAAGTCCACAGAATGGCCGAAGCAAACAAAGCTTTTGCTCACTTCAGGTGGTAG
- the fusA gene encoding elongation factor G: MGNDISKMRNIGISAHIDSGKTTLSERILFYCDRIHALHEVRGKDGVGATMDNMELEKERGITIQSASTQVKWKDYTVNVIDTPGHVDFTIEVERSLRVLDGAILVLCSVGGVQSQSITVDRQLKRYHVPRIAFVNKCDRTGANPFKVRMQLREKLGLNAYMMQIPIGLEDKLEGVVDLVTMKAMYFEGENGTQIRMAEIPQHLLADAQKYREEMIDAATMFSDELAEAFLEGAETEEMIRAAVRKGTLAEQFVPVFLGSAYKNKGIQPLLDAVGYYLPDPTEIENTALNIDEDEKPVVLGTDENAPVVALGFKLEDGKYGQLTYVRVYQGTLKKGEELFNTRARKKFKVGRLVRMNSATMEDINEGGPGDIVALFGIDCASGDTFCGGNLNYAMSSMYVPDPVISLSLTPKDKQAADQMSKALNRFTKEDPTFRSYVDKESNQTIIQGMGELHLEVYIERMKREYKCDVETGMPQVAYREAITQRADFNYTHKKQTGGSGQFGRVAGFIEPITEQDYEFDNQIKGGAIPSEFIPSCDKGFKEAIKRGTLIGFPIVGTKITINDGQSHPVDSSDMAFQAAAIGAFREAYKAAKPAILEPIMKVSIEGPQEFQGNIFGLINQRRGIIVSSTEDDSFTRVDAEVPLSEMFGFSTILRSSTQGKAEYSMEFAKYGKAPASISEELIKEYEAKRLAEKK, translated from the coding sequence ATGGGTAATGATATTTCTAAGATGAGAAATATCGGTATTAGTGCACACATTGACTCCGGTAAAACCACTCTTTCGGAACGAATTCTTTTTTATTGTGATAGAATTCATGCTTTGCATGAAGTCCGCGGAAAAGACGGTGTGGGTGCTACGATGGATAATATGGAGCTCGAAAAGGAACGAGGTATAACGATTCAGTCGGCTTCAACTCAGGTTAAATGGAAGGATTATACGGTTAACGTAATTGACACTCCCGGGCACGTAGACTTCACAATTGAAGTTGAACGTTCATTGCGCGTTTTGGACGGAGCTATCTTGGTTCTTTGCTCTGTAGGAGGTGTTCAGTCCCAGTCTATCACTGTTGACAGGCAGTTAAAACGTTACCATGTTCCCCGAATTGCATTTGTAAATAAGTGTGACAGAACAGGAGCAAACCCCTTTAAGGTCAGAATGCAGCTTAGGGAAAAACTAGGCCTTAATGCTTACATGATGCAGATTCCTATCGGTTTGGAAGATAAACTTGAAGGCGTTGTAGACCTTGTTACAATGAAGGCCATGTATTTTGAAGGCGAAAACGGTACCCAAATCCGTATGGCAGAAATCCCTCAGCATCTTTTGGCAGATGCCCAAAAATACAGGGAAGAAATGATTGATGCCGCTACCATGTTCTCGGATGAATTGGCGGAAGCCTTTTTGGAAGGTGCCGAAACAGAAGAAATGATCAGAGCCGCCGTCAGAAAGGGAACTCTTGCAGAACAGTTTGTTCCCGTTTTCCTCGGTTCGGCTTATAAAAATAAGGGAATCCAGCCTCTTTTGGATGCTGTAGGTTATTATCTCCCCGATCCGACCGAAATTGAAAATACGGCTTTAAATATCGATGAAGATGAAAAGCCCGTCGTGCTCGGTACGGATGAAAACGCTCCCGTAGTTGCTTTAGGCTTTAAGCTTGAAGACGGAAAGTACGGACAGCTTACCTATGTCCGTGTTTATCAGGGAACTTTAAAGAAAGGTGAAGAACTCTTTAATACCCGTGCCCGAAAGAAGTTTAAGGTCGGACGCTTGGTTCGAATGAACTCCGCAACTATGGAAGATATCAACGAAGGCGGCCCCGGCGACATTGTAGCTCTTTTCGGTATTGACTGTGCTTCAGGAGATACCTTCTGCGGAGGCAATTTGAACTACGCCATGAGCTCCATGTATGTTCCGGATCCGGTTATCTCTCTTTCGCTTACACCGAAAGATAAACAGGCTGCAGATCAGATGTCCAAGGCTCTTAACCGCTTTACAAAGGAAGACCCCACATTCAGAAGCTATGTAGATAAGGAATCAAACCAGACCATCATTCAAGGTATGGGAGAGCTTCACTTGGAAGTTTACATTGAACGAATGAAGAGGGAATATAAGTGCGATGTTGAAACAGGTATGCCTCAGGTTGCTTACCGCGAAGCTATCACTCAAAGAGCCGACTTCAACTATACGCACAAAAAGCAGACAGGCGGTTCAGGTCAGTTCGGCCGCGTTGCAGGCTTTATTGAACCCATTACCGAACAAGATTATGAGTTTGACAATCAGATAAAGGGAGGTGCAATTCCTTCGGAATTTATTCCTTCTTGCGATAAGGGCTTTAAAGAAGCTATAAAGAGAGGAACCCTCATCGGATTCCCGATTGTAGGAACTAAGATTACAATCAACGACGGACAGTCCCACCCTGTAGACTCTTCGGATATGGCCTTCCAAGCTGCTGCAATCGGCGCCTTCCGAGAGGCCTACAAGGCTGCAAAACCTGCCATCCTTGAGCCTATCATGAAGGTTTCTATTGAAGGCCCTCAGGAATTCCAAGGCAATATCTTCGGTCTTATAAACCAAAGACGAGGTATTATTGTTTCATCAACGGAAGATGACAGCTTTACCCGTGTAGATGCCGAAGTTCCTTTAAGTGAAATGTTCGGATTTTCTACAATATTGCGCTCATCCACACAAGGAAAGGCCGAATACTCTATGGAATTTGCCAAGTACGGTAAGGCTCCTGCAAGTATTTCGGAAGAATTGATAAAAGAATACGAAGCTAAAAGGCTTGCAGAAAAGAAATAA
- a CDS encoding VRR-NUC domain-containing protein: protein MSLSKALDMPEKLVIQQVKQIIDATGIKLQRINTGCFKIGEGRSRRYIKTAEAGTCDFEGYDKHGRFVAIECKRPKGGRLSPAQKERIDDINRKGGIAFVARSGNEALALLQANNCI from the coding sequence ATGAGTCTTAGCAAAGCTTTAGATATGCCCGAAAAGCTCGTAATTCAGCAGGTAAAACAAATAATCGACGCTACGGGCATTAAACTACAACGAATAAACACGGGCTGTTTTAAAATCGGCGAGGGGCGGAGCCGCCGCTATATCAAGACAGCCGAAGCGGGGACTTGCGACTTTGAGGGCTACGACAAACACGGGCGGTTCGTGGCTATCGAGTGCAAGAGACCGAAGGGCGGCAGGTTATCGCCCGCTCAAAAAGAGCGGATAGACGACATCAACAGGAAGGGTGGTATAGCTTTCGTTGCCCGAAGCGGCAATGAGGCTTTAGCCTTGCTACAAGCAAACAATTGCATTTAG